A DNA window from Oncorhynchus tshawytscha isolate Ot180627B linkage group LG13, Otsh_v2.0, whole genome shotgun sequence contains the following coding sequences:
- the si:ch211-199g17.2 gene encoding uncharacterized protein si:ch211-199g17.2 isoform X1, translated as MQPGGAHNAVCGQSLLSNSLRVYLNNKNRLQPIIGLGCVTECVTLGLDSEAVYLCEVCVCRLSKADVRSHIMGSLHRYNYIKVHHPHFVSEWKQSPPDLSKLARPLMEMAQILEKREGTGDVQVLKLDAAMYDDMTTHSESDALILLHATRTGREQRDLQSQSVKQSVQSEYLTIQSQRTVISPRRLSVQPERPVVQLDNRTVLWRSPTTQSRNSSSQSEKSPVLQQSVSIQSRLSSLEEEFLHGSKPLVGASLKRPASSWQHDPSLSPTPNVTAGSQTSLGGPEGKGAGLQGVPAKLIRCEPVFKVSLSMTDGPWLLERNSFSLETSPSSLRHASPLHSPTVDASLQPSPDPSRLLGQPGNSVAARLGNTHENTHTPGLRRTPGHAHTSTMRLSPAIPDEQLTMGDEDTEKDRLYLGGEQRFTDYALYDGREKNTTDLVYLRREQDRTDHLYSENNRLTDTKFHVRVGQNNRQGSIYPGLACARDITDTASVAGPILFTTGCLLKESLTDTPLMEEEQEEERGNECHSGAQRLAEDDRTTDSLYSTGERITDSGFSTGSRSNDKMYQTGERSTDNQSFTTEVTTDCWYATGEELTDRQLMEEEERCRAEIQNGVGLIVEVMVEEGEREEGKDGEREENSDFYHQQYLQGQPLQRHQAQGFTGTHRGAVGLHMVDTADLRHDIALHRDQAGPALHREEMSSRMGDIAAMQQVQLCEAEYREAWAYGGTQLTPDTYRSGPQEYETDPGSYLPFPEGHRINCDPHQVVSDWFRTTPGPHFVHSNPDEFTPQVLPYPHNTMPQGFGPNPHSGPFPMKMRGVQSQEYRRLPSPPFVMVSRPCHPQPFFPGHEGFLSPRHSPALPPSPPHYRGAYLGHSPARSPWAGPGPPWV; from the exons ATGCAGCCTGGAGGAGCACACAATG CTGTGTGTGGCCAGAGCCTGCTGTCCAACTCCCTTAGGGTGTATCTGAACAACAAGAACAGACTGCAGCCCATAATCG gtcTGGgctgtgtgacagagtgtgtgacaCTCGGCTTGGACTCTGAGGCGGTGTacctgtgtgaggtgtgtgtgtgtcgtctcagTAAGGCTGATGTCAGGAGCCACATCATGGGGAGTCTCCACCGATACAACTACATT AAAGTCCATCACCCTCACTTTGTGTCAGAGTGGAAGCAGAGTCCTCCTGACCTGTCCAAGCTGGCCCGGCCTCTTATGGAGATGGCTCAAATactagagaagagagaaggaaccGGGGACGtacag GTGCTGAAGTTGGATGCTGCCATGTATGACGATATGACAACACACAGCGAGAGTGATG ctctcaTCCTCTTGCATGCCACCAGGActgggagggagcagagagatcTTCAGAGCCAATCAGTGAAGCAATCAGTCCAGTCGGAGTATCTTACCATCCAGTCACAGAGAACTGTGATATCGCCTCGGAGGCTCTCCGTCCAACCAGAGAGGCCTGTTGTCCAGCTTGACAACCGAACCGTCCTATGGAGGAGTCCGACCACCCAGAGTCGGAACTCATCTAGCCAATCGGAGAAGTCCCCTGTGTTGCAGCAGAGTGTCTCTATCCAATCACGGCTTAGTTCGTTGGAGGAGGAGTTTCTCCATGGAAGCAAGCCACTGGTTG GTGCTTCACTGAAGCGTCCTGCCTCATCATGGCAGCATGACCCCTCTCTTTCCCCGACCCCAAATGTCACAGCTGGAAGTCAGACGTCTCTGGGCGGGCCTGAGGGGAAGGGGGCGGGACTGCAGGGGGTTCCTGCAAAGCTGATTCGCTGTGAGCCGGTGTTCAAGGTCAGTCTATCTATGACGGACGGCCCCTGGCTGTTGGAGAGGAACTCCTTCAGCCTGgaaacctccccctcctccctcagacaCGCCTCACCCCTTCACTCCCCCACCGTAGATGCCTCACTCCAACCCTCTCCCGATCCCTCACGTTTGCTTGGCCAGCCGGGAAACTCAGTTGCCGCAAGACTCGGAAACACACATGAAAATACACACACTCCGGGACTGAGACGCACTCCGGGACATgcacacacttcaactatgagactGAGCCCAGCCATACCTGATGAGCAGCTGACTATGGGAGACGAGGACACAGAGAAAGACCGTCTGTATCTCGGAGGGGAACAGAGGTTCACCGACTATGCTTTGTACGATGGCAGAGAGAAAAACACAACTGACCTGGTTTACCTCAGGAGAGAGCAGGACCGAACTGACCATCTGTATTCAGAAAATAACCGACTCACTGACACAAAGTTCCATGTCCGAGTGGGGCAGAACAACCGACAAGGCAGTATTTACCCCGGTCTAGCCTGTGCCAGAGACATCACTGACACAGCGTCTGTTGCCGGGCCGATTCTCTTCACTACCGGCTGTCTCTTGAAGGAGAGCTTGACAGACACTCCTCTAATGGAagaagaacaggaggaggagagggggaatgagtGTCATTCTGGGGCACAGAGGCTTGCAGAGGATGACAGGACAACTGACAGTCTGTACTCTACTGGAGAGAGGATAACAGACAGTGGGTTTTCCACAGGAAGCAGGTCAAATGACAAAATGTACCAAACAGGAGAACGATCAACTGACAATCAGTCTTTTACAACAGAAGTGACAACTGACTGTTGGTATGCTACAGGAGAGGAGCTAACTGACCGTCAGttgatggaggaagaggagcgaTGCAGAGCTGAAATTCAGAATGGAGTTGGGCTCATCGTGGAGGtcatggtggaggagggggagagagaggaaggaaaggatggagagagggaggagaactcAGACTTTTACCACCAACAGTATTTGCAAGGCCAGCCTCTACAACGGCACCAGGCGCAGGGGTTCACAGGAACTCATAGGGGCGCCGTAGGGCTTCATATGGTTGACACAGCAGATCTCAGACATGACATAGCCCTTCATAGAGATCAGGCAGGGCCAGCCCTTCACCGAGAAGAGATGAGCAGTCGTATGGGTGACATAGCAGCTATGCAGCAGGTGCAGTTATGTGAGGCTGAGTACAGAGAAGCATGGGCCTATGGAGGCACACAGCTGACCCCTGACACCTATAGATCAGGTCCGCAGGAGTATGAGACTGACCCTGGCTCCTACCTGCCATTCCCAGAGGGCCACAGAATAAACTGTGACCCCCACCAAGTGGTTTCTGATTGGTTTAGAACCACCCCTGGCCCGCACTTCGTTCACTCTAACCCTGACGAGTTTACACCCCAGGTCCTCCCGTACCCCCACAATACAATGCCCCAGGGGTTTGGACCCAATCCCCACTCTGGTCCCTTCCCCATGAAGATGAGGGGCGTGCAGTCACAGGAGTACAGAAGGCTCCCCAGCCCCCCATTTGTTATGGTGTCTAGACCCTGCCACCCTCAGCCCTTCTTTCCAGGACATGAAGGCTTTCTGTCCCCCCGGCACAGCCCAGCCTTACCTCCCAGCCCTCCCCACTACAGAGGAGCCTACTTGGGCCACAGCCCTGCCCGGAGTCCCTGGGCAGGACCAGGACCTCCCTGGGTCTAA
- the si:ch211-199g17.2 gene encoding uncharacterized protein si:ch211-199g17.2 isoform X2: MGSLHRYNYIKVHHPHFVSEWKQSPPDLSKLARPLMEMAQILEKREGTGDVQVLKLDAAMYDDMTTHSESDALILLHATRTGREQRDLQSQSVKQSVQSEYLTIQSQRTVISPRRLSVQPERPVVQLDNRTVLWRSPTTQSRNSSSQSEKSPVLQQSVSIQSRLSSLEEEFLHGSKPLVGASLKRPASSWQHDPSLSPTPNVTAGSQTSLGGPEGKGAGLQGVPAKLIRCEPVFKVSLSMTDGPWLLERNSFSLETSPSSLRHASPLHSPTVDASLQPSPDPSRLLGQPGNSVAARLGNTHENTHTPGLRRTPGHAHTSTMRLSPAIPDEQLTMGDEDTEKDRLYLGGEQRFTDYALYDGREKNTTDLVYLRREQDRTDHLYSENNRLTDTKFHVRVGQNNRQGSIYPGLACARDITDTASVAGPILFTTGCLLKESLTDTPLMEEEQEEERGNECHSGAQRLAEDDRTTDSLYSTGERITDSGFSTGSRSNDKMYQTGERSTDNQSFTTEVTTDCWYATGEELTDRQLMEEEERCRAEIQNGVGLIVEVMVEEGEREEGKDGEREENSDFYHQQYLQGQPLQRHQAQGFTGTHRGAVGLHMVDTADLRHDIALHRDQAGPALHREEMSSRMGDIAAMQQVQLCEAEYREAWAYGGTQLTPDTYRSGPQEYETDPGSYLPFPEGHRINCDPHQVVSDWFRTTPGPHFVHSNPDEFTPQVLPYPHNTMPQGFGPNPHSGPFPMKMRGVQSQEYRRLPSPPFVMVSRPCHPQPFFPGHEGFLSPRHSPALPPSPPHYRGAYLGHSPARSPWAGPGPPWV; the protein is encoded by the exons ATGGGGAGTCTCCACCGATACAACTACATT AAAGTCCATCACCCTCACTTTGTGTCAGAGTGGAAGCAGAGTCCTCCTGACCTGTCCAAGCTGGCCCGGCCTCTTATGGAGATGGCTCAAATactagagaagagagaaggaaccGGGGACGtacag GTGCTGAAGTTGGATGCTGCCATGTATGACGATATGACAACACACAGCGAGAGTGATG ctctcaTCCTCTTGCATGCCACCAGGActgggagggagcagagagatcTTCAGAGCCAATCAGTGAAGCAATCAGTCCAGTCGGAGTATCTTACCATCCAGTCACAGAGAACTGTGATATCGCCTCGGAGGCTCTCCGTCCAACCAGAGAGGCCTGTTGTCCAGCTTGACAACCGAACCGTCCTATGGAGGAGTCCGACCACCCAGAGTCGGAACTCATCTAGCCAATCGGAGAAGTCCCCTGTGTTGCAGCAGAGTGTCTCTATCCAATCACGGCTTAGTTCGTTGGAGGAGGAGTTTCTCCATGGAAGCAAGCCACTGGTTG GTGCTTCACTGAAGCGTCCTGCCTCATCATGGCAGCATGACCCCTCTCTTTCCCCGACCCCAAATGTCACAGCTGGAAGTCAGACGTCTCTGGGCGGGCCTGAGGGGAAGGGGGCGGGACTGCAGGGGGTTCCTGCAAAGCTGATTCGCTGTGAGCCGGTGTTCAAGGTCAGTCTATCTATGACGGACGGCCCCTGGCTGTTGGAGAGGAACTCCTTCAGCCTGgaaacctccccctcctccctcagacaCGCCTCACCCCTTCACTCCCCCACCGTAGATGCCTCACTCCAACCCTCTCCCGATCCCTCACGTTTGCTTGGCCAGCCGGGAAACTCAGTTGCCGCAAGACTCGGAAACACACATGAAAATACACACACTCCGGGACTGAGACGCACTCCGGGACATgcacacacttcaactatgagactGAGCCCAGCCATACCTGATGAGCAGCTGACTATGGGAGACGAGGACACAGAGAAAGACCGTCTGTATCTCGGAGGGGAACAGAGGTTCACCGACTATGCTTTGTACGATGGCAGAGAGAAAAACACAACTGACCTGGTTTACCTCAGGAGAGAGCAGGACCGAACTGACCATCTGTATTCAGAAAATAACCGACTCACTGACACAAAGTTCCATGTCCGAGTGGGGCAGAACAACCGACAAGGCAGTATTTACCCCGGTCTAGCCTGTGCCAGAGACATCACTGACACAGCGTCTGTTGCCGGGCCGATTCTCTTCACTACCGGCTGTCTCTTGAAGGAGAGCTTGACAGACACTCCTCTAATGGAagaagaacaggaggaggagagggggaatgagtGTCATTCTGGGGCACAGAGGCTTGCAGAGGATGACAGGACAACTGACAGTCTGTACTCTACTGGAGAGAGGATAACAGACAGTGGGTTTTCCACAGGAAGCAGGTCAAATGACAAAATGTACCAAACAGGAGAACGATCAACTGACAATCAGTCTTTTACAACAGAAGTGACAACTGACTGTTGGTATGCTACAGGAGAGGAGCTAACTGACCGTCAGttgatggaggaagaggagcgaTGCAGAGCTGAAATTCAGAATGGAGTTGGGCTCATCGTGGAGGtcatggtggaggagggggagagagaggaaggaaaggatggagagagggaggagaactcAGACTTTTACCACCAACAGTATTTGCAAGGCCAGCCTCTACAACGGCACCAGGCGCAGGGGTTCACAGGAACTCATAGGGGCGCCGTAGGGCTTCATATGGTTGACACAGCAGATCTCAGACATGACATAGCCCTTCATAGAGATCAGGCAGGGCCAGCCCTTCACCGAGAAGAGATGAGCAGTCGTATGGGTGACATAGCAGCTATGCAGCAGGTGCAGTTATGTGAGGCTGAGTACAGAGAAGCATGGGCCTATGGAGGCACACAGCTGACCCCTGACACCTATAGATCAGGTCCGCAGGAGTATGAGACTGACCCTGGCTCCTACCTGCCATTCCCAGAGGGCCACAGAATAAACTGTGACCCCCACCAAGTGGTTTCTGATTGGTTTAGAACCACCCCTGGCCCGCACTTCGTTCACTCTAACCCTGACGAGTTTACACCCCAGGTCCTCCCGTACCCCCACAATACAATGCCCCAGGGGTTTGGACCCAATCCCCACTCTGGTCCCTTCCCCATGAAGATGAGGGGCGTGCAGTCACAGGAGTACAGAAGGCTCCCCAGCCCCCCATTTGTTATGGTGTCTAGACCCTGCCACCCTCAGCCCTTCTTTCCAGGACATGAAGGCTTTCTGTCCCCCCGGCACAGCCCAGCCTTACCTCCCAGCCCTCCCCACTACAGAGGAGCCTACTTGGGCCACAGCCCTGCCCGGAGTCCCTGGGCAGGACCAGGACCTCCCTGGGTCTAA